A window of Nicotiana tabacum cultivar K326 chromosome 24, ASM71507v2, whole genome shotgun sequence contains these coding sequences:
- the LOC107819884 gene encoding uncharacterized protein LOC107819884 isoform X1 — translation MQMRQKLLFRSSPAICPHGVWDLAPVYLKHHVDPIKRKMLPTSIKLLLQSRAKRCGFSVNCLFGTIDYSSNEQQTFHINGEEISYDLYNASICELCSEGDVDKAMGLLSQMEALGFHANYLSYTSLIAALGSVGRTLEADAIFHEMLSSGRRPGVKVFNALLRSFLRKGLLRLADKVLMLLEDLDVERNQETYEILLEYYVNAGRLEDTWLIVSKMRRESYRLNSFVYSKITELYRDNGMWKKALGIVEEIREMGLRLDKRLFNSIIDTFGKYGELGEALEVFEKMRRDGIKPDFRTWNSLIRWHCKFGHLDTAIDLFDEMQEQGLYPDPKIFIIIITHLVEQGRWDVINKILKNMQGRGHHKSGAIYAVLVDIYGQQGRFQDAEYCLNALKLEGLQLSPSIFCVLAHAYAQQGLCEQTVKVLQIMEAEGMEPNLIMLNVLINAFGTAGRHMEALSIYQHIREMGITPDVVTYSTLMKAFMRAKKFDQVPKIYSEMESAGCTPDRKAREVLQSALMILEQRHC, via the exons ATGCAGATGCGACAAAAGCTTCTTTTTAGATCCAGTCCAGCTATATGCCCTCATGGTGTGTGGGATCTTGCCCCTGTTTATCTGAAGCATCACGTTGATCCAATCAAACGCAAGATGCTACCTACATCAATTAAGCTTTTATTGCAAAGTAGAGCTAAAAGATGTGGCTTTTCAGTTAATTGTCTTTTTGGAACCATTGACTACTCGAGTAATGAGCAGCAGACTTTTCATATAAATGGTGAGGAGATTTCTTATGATTTATACAATGCATCCATTTGTGAGTTGTGTAGTGAAGGTGACGTTGATAAGGCAATGGGGTTGCTTTCCCAGATGGAGGCTTTGGGTTTTCATGCAAATTATTTGTCTTATACTAGTTTGATCGCTGCTCTTGGAAGTGTTGGCAGGACCTTGGAAGCTGATGCAATCTTTCATGAAATGTTATCTTCTGGTCGCAGGCCAGGGGTAAAGGTGTTCAATGCGTTACTTAGGAGCTTCCTGCGAAAAGGCCTCTTAAGGCTAGCAGATAAGGTCTTGATGTTACTTGAAGATTTGGATGTTGAGAGAAACCAAGAAACTTATGAGATCTTGCTTGAGTATTATGTCAATGCTGGGCGGTTGGAGGATACTTGGTTGATTGTCTCCAAAATGAGGAGAGAAAGTTATCGTTTAAATTCTTTTGTGTATAGTAAAATAACTGAACTGTATAGGGACAATGGGATGTGGAAAAAAGCACTAGGCATTGTGGAAGAGATCCGTGAGATGGGGTTACGATTGGATAAGCGTCTCTTTAATAGCATCATTGATACTTTTGGCAAGTATGGTGAGTTGGGAGAGGCCTTAGAAGTGTTTGAAAAAATGCGCCGAGATGGCATAAAGCCTGATTTTAGAACATGGAATTCTTTGATCCGGTGGCATTGCAAGTTTGGGCATCTTGATACTGCTATAGATTTGTTCGATGAGATGCAAGAACAAGGACTATACCCTGATCCAAAGATCTTCATTATCATTATTACCCATTTAGTGGAGCAGGGTAGGTGGGATGTTatcaataaaattctcaagaatatGCAAGGGAGAGGACATCACAAGAGTGGGGCTATTTACGCTGTCTTGGTTGATATTTATGGCCAGCAGGGTAGATTTCAGGATGCAGAGTATTGCTTAAATGCTCTGAAATTGGAAGGTCTTCAGCTTTCACCTAGCATCTTTTGTGTCCTGGCCCATGCCTACGCTCAGCAG GGATTATGTGAGCAGACTGTAAAGGTTCTGCAGATAATGGAAGCCGAAGGAATGGAACCAAACCTTATAATGCTAAATGTGTTGATCAATGCTTTCGGGACTGCTGGTAGGCATATGGAGGCACTATCAATTTACCAGCACATAAGGGAGATG GGTATTACTCCTGATGTGGTTACTTATAGTACTTTAATGAAGGCTTTTATGAGGGCTAAGAAGTTCGATCAG gtccccaagatatatagTGAAATGGAATCCGCTGGATGTACGCCAGATAGAAAGGCTAGAGAAGTGTTACAATCAGCATTGATGATCCTTGAACAGAGACATTGTTAG
- the LOC107819884 gene encoding uncharacterized protein LOC107819884 isoform X2: MQMRQKLLFRSSPAICPHGVWDLAPVYLKHHVDPIKRKMLPTSIKLLLQSRAKRCGFSVNCLFGTIDYSSNEQQTFHINGEEISYDLYNASICELCSEGDVDKAMGLLSQMEALGFHANYLSYTSLIAALGSVGRTLEADAIFHEMLSSGRRPGVKVFNALLRSFLRKGLLRLADKVLMLLEDLDVERNQETYEILLEYYVNAGRLEDTWLIVSKMRRESYRLNSFVYSKITELYRDNGMWKKALGIVEEIREMGLRLDKRLFNSIIDTFGKYGELGEALEVFEKMRRDGIKPDFRTWNSLIRWHCKFGHLDTAIDLFDEMQEQGLYPDPKIFIIIITHLVEQGRWDVINKILKNMQGRGHHKSGAIYAVLVDIYGQQGRFQDAEYCLNALKLEGLQLSPSIFCVLAHAYAQQEKIDFGMHYIYGMRNDSGSVFKLQILSLRCEYFQRGVSGMT, translated from the exons ATGCAGATGCGACAAAAGCTTCTTTTTAGATCCAGTCCAGCTATATGCCCTCATGGTGTGTGGGATCTTGCCCCTGTTTATCTGAAGCATCACGTTGATCCAATCAAACGCAAGATGCTACCTACATCAATTAAGCTTTTATTGCAAAGTAGAGCTAAAAGATGTGGCTTTTCAGTTAATTGTCTTTTTGGAACCATTGACTACTCGAGTAATGAGCAGCAGACTTTTCATATAAATGGTGAGGAGATTTCTTATGATTTATACAATGCATCCATTTGTGAGTTGTGTAGTGAAGGTGACGTTGATAAGGCAATGGGGTTGCTTTCCCAGATGGAGGCTTTGGGTTTTCATGCAAATTATTTGTCTTATACTAGTTTGATCGCTGCTCTTGGAAGTGTTGGCAGGACCTTGGAAGCTGATGCAATCTTTCATGAAATGTTATCTTCTGGTCGCAGGCCAGGGGTAAAGGTGTTCAATGCGTTACTTAGGAGCTTCCTGCGAAAAGGCCTCTTAAGGCTAGCAGATAAGGTCTTGATGTTACTTGAAGATTTGGATGTTGAGAGAAACCAAGAAACTTATGAGATCTTGCTTGAGTATTATGTCAATGCTGGGCGGTTGGAGGATACTTGGTTGATTGTCTCCAAAATGAGGAGAGAAAGTTATCGTTTAAATTCTTTTGTGTATAGTAAAATAACTGAACTGTATAGGGACAATGGGATGTGGAAAAAAGCACTAGGCATTGTGGAAGAGATCCGTGAGATGGGGTTACGATTGGATAAGCGTCTCTTTAATAGCATCATTGATACTTTTGGCAAGTATGGTGAGTTGGGAGAGGCCTTAGAAGTGTTTGAAAAAATGCGCCGAGATGGCATAAAGCCTGATTTTAGAACATGGAATTCTTTGATCCGGTGGCATTGCAAGTTTGGGCATCTTGATACTGCTATAGATTTGTTCGATGAGATGCAAGAACAAGGACTATACCCTGATCCAAAGATCTTCATTATCATTATTACCCATTTAGTGGAGCAGGGTAGGTGGGATGTTatcaataaaattctcaagaatatGCAAGGGAGAGGACATCACAAGAGTGGGGCTATTTACGCTGTCTTGGTTGATATTTATGGCCAGCAGGGTAGATTTCAGGATGCAGAGTATTGCTTAAATGCTCTGAAATTGGAAGGTCTTCAGCTTTCACCTAGCATCTTTTGTGTCCTGGCCCATGCCTACGCTCAGCAG GAAAAAATTGATTTTGGGATGCATTACATTTATGGTATGAGGAATGACTCTGGGAGTGTCTTCAAATTGCAAATTCTTTCATTGAGATGTGAATATTTCCAACGTGGGGTCAGTGGCATGACTTAA